Proteins encoded by one window of Arachis ipaensis cultivar K30076 chromosome B04, Araip1.1, whole genome shotgun sequence:
- the LOC107637390 gene encoding LRR receptor-like serine/threonine-protein kinase FLS2, which produces MRISLNTFGYVVLLLFTVTADLCLCRNSTSFGSNEQESQALLTFKNSLLSFFDFDPSSPPILPSWEGHECCQWEGIACNNVTGHVVKIELNSGCVSCLSWEDTAYIEPNYIDSSPDLYAEHLNPSLLHLKHLSHLDLSAVLLYSSPVKLLGSMQQLRYLSLCTEFEDMIPSSIGNLTNLRVLHINNIYGAYSDDLSWLAQLSSLQYLGFFRVNLSMAHNLFQVLNMLPSLTQIHLFDCGLGNMPIPLLPINLTNLTHVQVLNIASNDIQDPILDAFRNMTSIEVLDISENNLTSLPHWLDKFNNLVGMFLANNRFSGRFLPDIQNATIRDSDHSNTNSCSDRFFPNLQNMTFIRVFDLSNTNLCSVPSWLSKCKSLVKLGLAHNFLHGSIPYALRNLTSLTVLDLSDNKLTSIPIWLGELKSLIHLSLESNDITSLEEGSLASILGNMCHLKEFYLPGYKLQGEVFASNSNISGCNNYDLEVLDLSYNNFSGMLPSWLGKFKNLNYLDLSSNSFSGPILHSLGELVNLTCLDLSSNLFNGVIPWSIGKLENLGTLDLSSNFFTGVIPWSLGKLENAEFMNLASNHLYGNIPDSLGQLKNLYTLNLSSNSLEGPISYLKGWTAMKSLSTLSLSNNQIDGSIPENLGEIMPSLRYLSLDNNHINGSIPTSLCKLKALVAIDISNNKLSGRIPDCQRDGLIEEIDLSSNNLSGVIPNSIWNMSSLVWLHLNKNSLHGELSLSLNFKKLLILDLGENQLSGSISSWKNDTFPTLQILRLRGNMFNGTVPSNLCQFAKLKILDLANNDLRGPIPHCIGNITGMVSETEILPNGALFNGTKQWNQEDVKQVIKGRELDYTKNLVFLTNLDLSNNSLEGPIPKELSSLSGLLGLNLSYNNLSGEIPAMIGDMRSLESLDFSHNHLFGAIPSSMSSLTFLSHLNLSNNNFSGPIPRGNQFQVLDDPLVYSGNPFLCGVPLKTICPGDDSHQDPHGGGSEDEVGENDKSDKILFYSVIAVGFATGFWGIIGVLYLKKNWRYACFGYVDEVADRIYVAIALKVAKLKNRLQ; this is translated from the coding sequence ATGAGAATATCGTTGAATACCTTTGGATATGTAGTGCTTCTCCTATTCACAGTAACTGCTGACTTATGTTTGTGCAGAAACTCAACTTCATTTGGGAGCAATGAGCAAGAGAGCCAGGCTCTTCTCACCTTCAAAAATAGCCTTCTAAGTTTCTTCGATTTTGATCCATCCTCACCACCTATACTTCCATCATGGGAAGGCCATGAATGCTGCCAGTGGGAAGGCATAGCTTGCAACAATGTTACTGGACATGTTGTCAAGATTGAACTCAACAGCGGTTGTGTGTCATGCCTTTCATGGGAAGACACTGCTTATATAGAACCAAACTATATTGACTCTTCACCTGATTTGTATGCTGAACACTTGAATCCATCTCTGTTGCACTTAAAACACTTGAGCCATTTGGATTTGAGTGCAGTTTTACTTTATTCGAGTCCGGTAAAGCTCCTTGGTTCTATGCAACAACTTAGATATCTTTCTCTCTGCACTGAGTTTGAAGACATGATTCCCAGCAGTATTGGAAACCTCACCAATTTGCGTGTTCTTCACATCAATAACATCTATGGGGCTTATTCTGATGATCTTAGTTGGCTTGCTCAACTTTCATCATTACAATACCTTGGATTCTTTCGTGTTAATCTTTCCATGGCACACAATTTGTTTCAGGTACTTAACATGCTTCCTTCTTTGACTCAGATACACCTATTTGATTGTGGGCTTGGAAACATGccaattcctcttcttccaattaatCTCACGAATCTAACACATGTTCAAGTCCTTAATATTGCATCCAATGATATCCAAGATCCAATCCTAGATGCTTTCAGAAACATGACTTCCATTGAAGTTCTTGACATTTCAGAAAACAACTTGACTTCACTGCCACATTGGTTGGATAAATTTAATAATCTTGTTGGTATGTTCCTTGCTAACAACAGATTTTCTGGTCGGTTTCTTCCTGATATTCAAAACGCGACCATTAGAGACTCCGACCATAGTAATACCAATTCATGTTCTGATAGGTTTTTTCCTAATCTTCAAAACATGACCTTCATTAGAGTCTTTGATCTTAGTAATACCAATCTCTGTTCTGTACCTTCATGGTTAAGTAAATGTAAGAGCCTTGTGAAGTTAGGCCTTGCACACAATTTTCTTCACGGATCAATTCCGTATGCTCTAAGAAATTTGACATCCCTCACAGTTCTTGACCTCTCTGATAACAAACTCACTTCAATTCCAATTTGGTTAGGTGAGTTAAAGAGTCTTATCCATCTCTCTCTTGAAAGCAATGATATCACTAGTTTAGAGGAGGGTTCTCTAGCATCAATTTTGGGAAATATGTGTcacttaaaagaattttatttgcCTGGATACAAGCTTCAAGGAGAGGTATTTGCCAGTAATTCAAATATATCTGGCTGCAACAACTATGATTTGGAGGTGTTAGATTTGAGTTATAACAACTTCAGTGGTATGTTACCAAGCTGGTTGgggaaatttaaaaatttaaattacctTGATCTCAGCTCAAATTCGTTTTCTGGCCCCATTCTACATAGTCTTGGAGAACTGGTGAATCTCACATGCTTGGACCTTTCTTCTAACTTATTTAATGGTGTTATTCCTTGGAGTATTGGGAAGCTTGAAAACCTAGGCACACTAGATCTTTCATCCAACTTCTTTACTGGTGTCATTCCTTGGAGTCTTGGAAAACTTGAAAATGCAGAATTTATGAACCTTGCTAGTAACCATTTGTATGGGAACATTCCAGATAGTCTTGGACAACTCAAAAATCTGTATACCCTTAATCTTTCTTCTAACTCTTTGGAAGGACCAATTAGCTATTTAAAAGGATGGACTGCAATGAAGAGTCTTAGCACCTTGTCTCTCTCCAATAACCAAATCGATGGATCGATTCCAGAAAACCTTGGTGAGATAATGCCTAGTTTGAGGTACTTGTCACTTGATAATAACCATATAAATGGTTCAATTCCAACTTCATTGTGCAAACTCAAAGCATTGGTGGCTATTGATATTTCCAACAACAAATTATCTGGTAGAATTCCAGATTGTCAAAGAGATGGACTTATAGAAGAAATTGATTTGTCATCAAACAACTTATCAGGTGTCATTCCAAACTCTATCTGGAATATGTCATCATTGGTGTGGTTGCATTTGAACAAGAATAGTCTTCATGGAGAACTTTCACTGTCCTTAAACTTCAAAAAACTGCTGATCTTGGATCTTGGTGAGAATCAATTATCGGGTTCCATATCTTCGTGGAAGAATGACACATTTCCCACGCTTCAAATTCTTAGATTGCGGGGAAACATGTTCAATGGTACTGTCCCTTCAAACTTGTGCCAATTTGCTAAATTGAAAATATTGGACCTTGCTAACAATGATTTAAGAGGTCCAATACCTCATTGCATTGGCAATATTACAGGAATGGTTTCAGAAACCGAAATCCTTCCAAATGGGGCACTGTTCAATGGCACCAAGCAATGGAATCAAGAGGATGTCAAGCAAGTCATCAAGGGAAGAGAGCTTGATTACactaaaaatttggtttttttaaCCAACTTGGACTTGTCAAACAATAGCTTGGAGGGACCAATTCCTAAAGAACTATCTTCACTTTCAGGATTACTTGGACTGAATTTGTCTTATAATAATCTGTCTGGAGAGATACCTGCAATGATAGGAGATATGAGGTCCCTGGAATCTCTTGATTTCTCTCATAACCACTTGTTTGGTGCTATTCCAAGTAGCATGTCCAGTTTAACTTTTCTTAGCCACTTGAACTTGTCAAACAACAACTTTTCAGGTCCAATTCCAAGAGGTAACCAGTTCCAGGTTCTTGATGATCCACTTGTTTACTCTGGCAATCCATTTCTCTGTGGAGTTCCACTTAAAACAATCTGCCCTGGTGATGATTCTCATCAAGATCCTCATGGTGGAGGCTCTGAAGATGAAGTTGGAGAAAATGACAAGTcagataaaatattattttactcTGTCATAGCCGTTGGCTTTGCAACTGGCTTTTGGGGAATTATTGGTGTTTTGTATCTCAAGAAGAATTGGAGGTATGCTTGCTTTGGATATGTGGATGAGGTAGCAGATAGAATTTATGTTGCAATTGCATTGAAAGTAGCAAAACTGAAGAACAGGTTGCAGTGA
- the LOC107635528 gene encoding receptor-like protein 12, with product MRRKQYSNNAIAFTVVLNLIVLLITQIGGSYGCLQLEREALLNFKRRLTFFELPLKAGENRLLSWEGDGDCCDWEDIACDNVIGHIVMLDLNDLCFLFFKTDHDYYCFPSVTFTLEDVNPYLSQLQHLIYLDLSGVVFINRTPTTFLASMQSLRYLSLQGGVYDDSSSPLVTTIPSSSIGNLTNLRTLYLAGLTLTNTTDSTWLAPLSSLQYLGLGGVDLSLDLFKDEEKLFTWWHPFKFL from the exons ATGAGAAGAAAGCAATACTCCAACAACGCTATTGCTTTTACTGTGGTTTTGAATTTGATAGTGCTGCTCATCACTCAAATTGGAGGTTCGTATGGCTGCCTTCAACTAGAAAGAGAGGCTCTTCTCAATTTCAAAAGACGTTTGACCTTCTTTGAGCTACCACTCAAGGCGGGAGAGAATCGCCTTCTATCGTGGGAAGGCGATGGTGATTGCTGTGATTGGGAAGACATAGCCTGCGACAATGTCATTGGACATATTGTCATGCTTGATCTCAACGATCTCtgtttcttattttttaaaactGACCATGATTATTATTGCTTCCCAAGTGTGACATTTACTTTGGAAGATGTTAATCCGTATCTCTCACAACTTCAACATTTGATTTACTTAGATCTTTCTGGAGTTGTTTTTATTAATCGGACTCCAACAACATTCCTTGCTTCTATGCAAAGCCTACGCTATCTTTCTCTGCAAGGAGGAGTCTATGACGATTCTTCTTCGCCATTAGTGACCACTATTCCCAGTAGCAGCATTGGAAACCTCACCAACTTACGTACTCTTTATCTCGCAGGTCTCACTCTCACCAACACTACTGACAGTACTTGGCTCGCTCCACTTTCCTCATTACAATACCTTGGCTTGGGTGGTGTGGATCTTTCCCTGGATCTGTTTAAG GATGAGGAGAAACTTTTTACATGGTGGCATCCCTTCAAGTTTCTGTAA